The Platichthys flesus chromosome 18, fPlaFle2.1, whole genome shotgun sequence genome includes a window with the following:
- the opn8b gene encoding opsin 8, group member b: MDIYASTLSPAVDICVGCYLLVLAVFSIFGNVLVLVMAYKRSSRMKPPELLSVNLAVTDLGAAVTMYPLSVASAWSHHWIGGDASCDYYALAGFFFGVASIMNLTTLAIVRCVVSLNLHSHKEIISWLKVKMLCMWCWLWALIWALFPLLGWGRYGPEPFGLSCSLAWGQMKHYGFSFVISMFTSNFLLPSVIIVLCYFGIAIKLYCIYRKSNNTNQVQNLVRLHRRLLMIAVLISVGFIACWTPYALVSMWSIIYDSSSIPPEVSLLPCMFAKSSTVYNPLIYYMFSKSFKREVKQLRGLCLNCNSCPSADTINETGIYMVSNDLRPKIAARFEPREQSVTLG; this comes from the exons CTGTGTTCTCCATCTTTGGGAATGTTCTTGTCCTCGTCATGGCGTACAAAAGGTCATCGCGGATGAAGCCGCCGGAGCTGCTGAGCGTGAATCTGGCGGTGACCGACCTGGGAGCGGCCGTGACCATGTATCCCCTGTCCGTGGCCTCTGCCTGGAGCCACCACTGGATCGGGGGAGATGCCTCCTGTGATTATTACGCCCTGGCAGGATTCTTCTTTGGCGTCGCCAGCATCATGAACCTGACCACCTTGGCCATCGTGCGCTGTGTTGTCTCCCTCAATCTGCACTCTCACA aggAGATAATCAGCTGGCTGAAGGTGAAGATGCTGTGCATGTGGTGTTGGCTGTGGGCACTGATCTGGGCTCTGTTCCCTCTACTGGGTTGGGGTCGATACGGCCCGGAGCCCTTCGGACTGTCCTGCTCCCTTGCCTGGGGTCAGATGAAACACTACGGCTTCTCTTTCGTCATCTCCATGTTCACCTCCAACTTCCTCCTGCCTTCTGTCATCATCGTTTTATGCTACTTTGGCATTGCCATCAAGCTCTACTGCATCTACAGAAAGTCCAACAACACTAACCAGGTCCAAAATTTGGTCAGGCTGCATCGGAGGCTGTTGATG ATCGCTGTCCTGATCAGCGTGGGCTTCATAGCCTGCTGGACGCCCTATGCCCTGGTGAGCATGTGGTCCATTATCtacgacagcagcagcatcccacCTGAGGTCAGCCTTCTGCCCTGCATGTTTGCGAAGAGCTCCACCGTGTACAATCCCCTGATTTACTACATGTTCAGCAAGAGCTTCAAAAGAGAGGTAAAGCAGCTGCGGGGGCTGTGCCTCAACTGTAACTCGTGCCCCAGTGCCGACACCATCAATGAAACGGGGATTTACATGGTCAGTAACGACCTCAGGCCCAAAATCGCTGCGCGGTTTGAGCCTAGAGAGCAAAGTGTGACTCTGGGTTGA
- the mmut gene encoding methylmalonyl-CoA mutase, mitochondrial, with amino-acid sequence MLTAQRACAALAARRLVRASVCTRTQRSLIHTSTPWRDQTELHPEWAALAKKQLKGKDPADLIWRTPEGINIKPVYTRADTAGGADELPGVFPYTRGPYPTMYTNRPWTIRQYAGFSTVEESNKFYKDNIKAGQQGLSVAFDLPTHRGYDSDNPRVHGDVGMAGVAIDTVEDMKMLFDEIPLEKMSVSMTMNGAVIPVLAMFIVTGEEQGVSKAKLTGTIQNDILKEFMVRNTYIFPPEPSMHAIADIFAYTSKHMPKFNSISISGYHLQEAGADAILEVAYTIADGLEYCRTGLKAGLTIDEFAPRLSFFWGIGMNFYMEIAKLRAARRLWATLIKDKFQPKNAKSLLLRTHCQTSGWSLTEQDPYNNVVRTVIEGMAAVFGGTQSLHTNSFDEALGLPTVKSARIARNTQIIIQEESGIPKVADPWGGSHMMESLTEDVYNTAMMFIKDIEEMGGMASAVAEGLPKLRIEECAARRQARIDSGTEVIVGVNKYRLEKEESVEVLAIDNTIVRQKQVAKLKKVRETRDPVAAMKCLAAIEECARTREGNLLGLAVEAARARCSVGEITDAMKKVFGEHKASTRMVSGAYRSEFGENEEIAMTHNRVVEFNKHEGRNPRLLVAKMGQDGHDRGAKVIATGFADLGFDVDIGPLFQTAIEVAQQAVDADVHCVGVSTLAAGHKTLVPELIKELRKLNRPDILVICGGVIPPQDYEFLYQSGVSAIFGPGTRIPQAAVEVIDNIEKSLENIRQAM; translated from the exons ATGCTGACCGCACAGAGGGCATGTGCAGCGCTGGCTGCCCGGCGCCTGGTTAGAGCCTCTGTCTGCACGCGCACACAGCGCTCTCTGATCCACACGTCCACGCCCTGGCGGGACCAGACTGAGCTGCATCCTGAATGGGCTGCTCTGGCCAAGAAACAGCTCAAGGGGAAGGACCCAGCTGATCTGATCTGGCGCACGCCGGAGGGAATCAACATCAAGCCTGTGTACACCAGAGCAGACACAGCTGGCGGTGCTGATGAATTGCCAGGAGTGTTTCCCTATACTAGAGGGCCTTATCCCACCATGTACACTAACAGGCCGTGGACTATCAGGCAGTATGCTGGATTTAGCACCGTGGAGGAGAGCAACAAGTTCTATAAAGATAATATTAAAG CCGGACAGCAAGGTCTTTCTGTCGCTTTCGACCTCCCGACACACCGGGGGTATGATTCAGACAACCCCCGCGTCCACGGAGATGTCGGCATGGCCGGAGTTGCCATAGATACAGTGGAGGACATGAAGATGCTGTTTGATGAGATCCCACTTGAGAAGATGTCTGTCTCAATGACAATGAATGGAGCGGTTATCCCCGTGCTGGCAATGTTTATTGTGACTGGAGAGGAGCAGGGTGTGTCCAAAGCCAAATTGACAGGCACCATACAAAATGACATTTTGAAAGAGTTCATGGTGCGCAACACCTACATTTTCCCCCCGGAGCCATCCATGCACGCCATTGCTGACATCTTTGCTTACACCTCCAAG CACATGCCCAAGTTCAATTCGATATCCATCAGTGGATACCATCTTCAGGAGGCTGGAGCTGACGCCATCCTGGAGGTGGCCTACACCATCGCTGATGGCCTCGAGTATTGCCGCACTGGTCTGAAAGCCGGGTTAACCATCGACGAGTTTGCCCCAAG GCTGTCATTCTTCTGGGGCATTGGGATGAATTTCTACATGGAAATTGCTAAACTGAGGGCAGCCAGGAGGTTGTGGGCCACGCTCATTAAGGACAAGTTCCAGCCCAAGAATGCAAAGTCTCTTCTCCTCCGCACTCACTGCCAGACTTCAGGCTGGTCCCTCACCgaacaa GATCCGTACAACAATGTGGTCCGAACGGTGATTGAAGGCATGGCGGCTGTGTTCGGGGGCACCCAGTCACTCCACACCAACTCCTTTGATGAAGCTCTGGGCCTGCCCACGGTGAAGAGCGCTCGTATTGCAAGGAACACCCAAATCATCATCCAGGAGGAGTCGGGCATTCCCAAAGTGGCCGACCCCTGGGGGGGCTCGCACATGATGGAGTCCCTCACAGAGGATGTGTACAACACAGCCATGATG TTCATTAAAGACATTGAAGAGATGGGAGGCATGGCCAGTGCTGTGGCAGAGGGCCTTCCAAAACTTCGTATTGAAGAATGTGCAGCACGTAGACAGGCCCGCATTGACTCAG GAACAGAAGTCATTGTCGGTGTGAACAAGTATCgtctggagaaagaggagagtgtCGAGGTGCTGGCCATAGATAACACGATTGTACGACAGAAGCAGGTGGCAAAACTGAAAAAG GTGAGGGAAACTCGTGACCCTGTGGCAGCAATGAAGTGCCTGGCAGCCATTGAGGAGTGCGCCCGAACCAGGGAGGGCAACCTTTTAGGCCTGGCTGTGGAGGCAGCTCGAGCCAG ATGCTCCGTTGGTGAAATTACTGACGCCATGAAGAAAGTGTTTGGTGAACACAAGGCGAGCACCAGGATGGTGAGCGGGGCTTACCGCAGCGAGTTTGGGGAGAATGAAGAGATCGCCATGACCCACAATAG AGTTGTGGAATTTAACAAACACGAGGGCAGGAACCCGCGACTGCTGGTGGCAAAGATGGGACAGGATGGTCACGACAGAGGAGCCAAAGTGATTGCCACAGGGTTCGCCGACCTGGGCTTTGACGTTGACATCGGCCCACTGTTTCAG ACTGCCATTGAGGTGGCCCAGCAGGCGGTCGACGCAGATGTTCACTGCGTCGGGGTGAGCACGCTCGCTGCAGGACACAAGACGCTGGTCCCGGAGCTCATCAAGGAACTAAGGAAGCTCAACAGGCCAGACATCCTCGTCATCTGCGGAGGTGTCATCCCACCACAG gaCTATGAATTTTTGTACCAGAGCGGTGTCTCTGCCATCTTTGGTCCAGGAACCAGGATCCCACAGGCTGCAGTGGAGGTCATTGACAACATTGAGAAGAGTCTGGAAAACATCCGACAGGCCATGTGA
- the fkbp1b gene encoding peptidyl-prolyl cis-trans isomerase FKBP1B isoform X2, with protein sequence MGVEVETISPGDGRTFPKKGQTCVVHYIGMLQNGKKFDSSRDRNKPFKFKIGRLEVIKGWEEGVAQMSLGQRAKITCTPDMAYGTTGHPGVIPPNATLIFDVELLKLE encoded by the exons ATGGGAGTGGAGGTCGAGACGATATCCCCCGGTGATG gACGGACCTTTCCAAAGAAGGGCCAGACATGTGTTGTTCATTACATAG gTATGCTGCAGAACGGAAAGAAGTTTGACTCCTCCCGAGACCGGAACAAACCCTTTAAGTTCAAGATTGGACGCCTGGAGGTCATCAAGGGCTGGGAGGAAGGAGTAGCACAG ATGAGCCTGGGGCAGAGGGCTAAAATCACTTGCACACCAGATATGGCTTACGGAACGACAGGCCACCCCGGCGTCATCCCACCCAACGCCACGCTCATATTCGATGTGGAGCTGCTCAAGCTGGAGTGA
- the fkbp1b gene encoding peptidyl-prolyl cis-trans isomerase FKBP1B isoform X1 has product MSAGRSKGRTFPKKGQTCVVHYIGMLQNGKKFDSSRDRNKPFKFKIGRLEVIKGWEEGVAQMSLGQRAKITCTPDMAYGTTGHPGVIPPNATLIFDVELLKLE; this is encoded by the exons ATGTCTGCAGGCAGGAGTAAAG gACGGACCTTTCCAAAGAAGGGCCAGACATGTGTTGTTCATTACATAG gTATGCTGCAGAACGGAAAGAAGTTTGACTCCTCCCGAGACCGGAACAAACCCTTTAAGTTCAAGATTGGACGCCTGGAGGTCATCAAGGGCTGGGAGGAAGGAGTAGCACAG ATGAGCCTGGGGCAGAGGGCTAAAATCACTTGCACACCAGATATGGCTTACGGAACGACAGGCCACCCCGGCGTCATCCCACCCAACGCCACGCTCATATTCGATGTGGAGCTGCTCAAGCTGGAGTGA
- the wdcp gene encoding WD repeat and coiled-coil-containing protein: MDLGKAKLLRTGLNTLHQAIHPVHGIAWTDGKQVCLTSLFFVNGEVKFGDTNVIGQFEHVFGLFWGPLCCSDSPALLAVQHKKHVTVWQLQLSALEQNKLLCTQTCEMSEPFPLLSQGCVWHPKVDILAVLTKRDASVLFSVRVDNRRIKADIKGSGLIHCACWTKDGTRLVVSIGSALHSYIWNDIQKSLVACSFCPIFDVGGYICAIESTAEAQVAVATELPLDKICGLNAGMAFDMPPEPGSPQSPHAVRPDDDSLLDVRRRSFDSERSYIPSSGPLDLTHLLSRHRRSDPSPLIHLRRRDTLTGSGQDSSHLILVTYERKVTTTRKVSIPGILVPDIFAFDPRGSTVAVASNTCNMVLVYCITASAMPNIQQISLQTNERPKGVCFLSDKMLLLMVGRQKSNDPAFLPSSNTDKYILRLVAKELINEETPITPPPSTHSHEPPANLRAGIRRHSENSKDDRERPGIKDLVLPGGGVFRSPRNRRKLVEEVRSSEPSPVTSSVDSSDQASDRAISSASSVTVENFDMDHINRMTNLAVAGQASRDSSRASSPRFEPSDKLHAEQTLPMLEKTPAPAKERAMEQLGNNMERLFTRFADVQQCLTEIRDYTQNGKKALTVYPNASEPPYANVTCQKQLSENVFIDERRPVLLCDGRLCLRTLKDLFNLTIVEMMYGPLWIVLVADADGFVPLTFKPKEELTVRNGKRKTNLRTPSSPETSCPSSPAPGGNPSTYPEAST; this comes from the exons ATGGATCTTGGTAAGGCAAAGCTGCTTAGGACGGGTCTCAACACCCTGCACCAAGCCATTCACCCCGTGCATGGGATAGCATGGACGGACGGCAAGCAGGTCTGCCTGACCTCTCTCTTCTTCGTCAACGGCGAGGTGAAGTTCGGGGACACCAACGTCATAGGACAGTTTGAGCACGTCTTCGGGCTCTTCTGGGGCCCGCTGTGCTGCTCCGACTCCCCAGCCCTGCTGGCTGTTCAGCACAAGAAGCATGTCACTGTGTGGCAGCTCCAGCTCAGCGCCCTGGAGCAGAACAAGCTGCTGTGCACTCAAACCTGCGAGATGAGCGAGCCTTTCCCCTTGCTCTCACAGGGCTGTGTGTGGCATCCTAAAGTGGACATTCTGGCCGTGCTGACCAAGAGGGACGCGTCTGTGCTATTTTCTGTCAGGGTGGACAACAGGAGAATCAAAGCTGACATAAAAGGGAGCGGACTCATCCACTGTGCATGCTGGACTAAGGATGGCACACGCCTGGTGGTGTCAATCGGCAGTGCTCTGCACTCCTACATCTGGAACGACATCCAGAAGAGTCTGGTGGCCTGCTCTTTCTGCCCAATCTTCGATGTTGGAGGCTACATTTGTGCCATCGAGTCCACGGCTGAGGCACAAGTCGCTGTGGCCACAGAGCTACCTCTGGACAAAATCTGTGGATTAAATGCAGGCATGGCTTTCGATATGCCGCCAGAGCCAGGGTCCCCGCAGAGCCCACATGCTGTGAGGCCGGATGACGACAGCCTCCTGGACGTGAGACGCAGATCCTTTGACTCTGAGCGGTCCTACATCCCCAGCTCAGGCCCTTTGGACCTCACCCACCTCCTGTCAAGGCACCGCCGCTCTGACCCCAGCCCGCTCATCCACCTGCGACGCAGAGACACGTTGACCGGCTCCGGACAGGACTCCTCGCACCTCATCCTGGTCACATATGAGCGCAAAGTCACTACCACCCGCAAGGTCAGCATCCCTGGGATTCTGGTCCCAGACATCTTTGCTTTCGACCCGCGCGGCTCCACAGTTGCGGTGGCCTCCAACACCTGCAACATGGTGCTTGTGTACTGCATCACAGCCTCTGCGATGCCGAACATTCAGCAGATCTCGCTGCAGACGAATGAGAGGCCTAAAGGAGTCTGCTTCCTCAGTGACAAGATGCTGCTGTTGATGGTGGGCAGGCAGAAGTCCAACGACCCTGCATTCCTCCCGTCATCTAACACCGATAAATACATTCTCCGTCTCGTAGCCAAAGAGTTGATCAATGAAGAGACTCCAATTACAccacccccctccacccacAGCCATGAGCCTCCTGCTAATTTACGCGCTGGGATTAGGAGGCACTCTGAGAACTCTAAGGACGACAGGGAGCGCCCAGGGATAAAGGACTTGGTGCTACCGGGAGGGGGAGTATTTCGATCGCCGAGGAACAGGCggaagctggtggaggaggttcGGAGCAGCGAGCCCAGCCCCGTCACCAGCTCCGTGGACTCCTCTGACCAGGCATCGGACAGAGCCATCTCCAGTGCCTCCTCCGTCACCGTGGAGAACTTCGACATGGACCACATCAACCGCATGACCAACCTGGCGGTGGCCGGCCAGGCCAGCAGGGACTCAAGCCGGGCCAGCTCTCCGCGCTTCGAGCCGTCGGACAAGCTCCATGCCGAGCAGACGCTGCCCATGCTCGAGAAGACGCCGGCCCCCGCCAAGGAGCGTGCGATGGAGCAGCTCGGCAACAACATGGAGAGGCTTTTTACTCGCTTTGCAGACGTTCAGCAGTGCCTGACAGAAATCAGAGATTACACCCAGAATGGAAAGAAGGCCCTGACCGTGTACCCCAATGCCTCTGAACCCCCCTACGCCAATGTCACATGTCAG AAGCAGTTATCAGAAAATGTGTTCATCGATGAGCGGAGgccagtgctgctgtgtgaTGGGAGGCTTTGCCTGCGCACACTCAAAGACCTCTTCAACCTGACCATAGTGGAGATGATGTATG